One Glycine max cultivar Williams 82 chromosome 3, Glycine_max_v4.0, whole genome shotgun sequence DNA window includes the following coding sequences:
- the LOC102666738 gene encoding uncharacterized protein yields the protein MCPPPAKVTTKGAPKKLMNRKPRSTKRDPSYWEYVDAFNSMQNSNSSVRRSASSFEQPNPRRIMPMLDQFQPFIHDFIDNIVDVKADGNCEYRSVVGLLGMGEDSWSLVYNHLLKELGKFSYKYIKLFGGTDRFEELRMSLLVNGLTKVYLKDHCPLPPVALLWSSNCHP from the exons atgtgtcctcctccagcaaAGGTTACCAcaaaaggtgcaccgaagaaactGATGAACAGAAAGCCAAGGTCAACAAAGCGTGATCCATCTTATTGGGAGTATGTAGATGCTTTTAATTCTATGCAAAATAGCAATTCCTCAGTGAGGCGTAGTGCATCATCTTTTGAGCAGCCCAATCCAAGAAGGATCATGcctatgttggatcaatttcagccATTTATCCATGACTTCATTGATAacattgttgatgtcaaagctGATGGAAACTGTGAATATCGGTCAGTTGTcggtttattaggtatgggtgaagactCTTGGTCGTTGGTCTATAACCatctgcttaaagaacttggaaAATTCTCATATAAGTATATCAAGCTCTTTGGTGGCACGGacagatttgaggaattaaggatGTCATTACTTGTTAATGGGTTAACcaag gtttatttaaaagaCCATTGTCCTTTACCACCTGtagcattgttatggtctagcaaTTGTCATCCTTAG
- the LOC100797407 gene encoding LOW QUALITY PROTEIN: serine carboxypeptidase 1 (The sequence of the model RefSeq protein was modified relative to this genomic sequence to represent the inferred CDS: substituted 3 bases at 3 genomic stop codons), producing MVGNGVTDEQIDGNALVPFVHGMRLIPDELFEEVNRECNGNFYDPTSDNCSSELSKVDELKXIWNPLMILAIFKLFDEINIYNILEPCYHGTEAEKIIESYIRMPSSFQKLGKTKRPFHVRKKMLGCAXPLRAPVRDGIVPTWPQLMNRKSAPPCTDDEVANTWLNNEAVRTTIHTGFYVVSSWDLCTDRIYFDHDAGSMTEYHKNLTSKGYRALIFSNDDHDMCVPYTGSQVWMKYVRYKIVDEWRPWSSNGQVAGYTQGYDKNLTFLTIKGSGHTVLEYKPXEALDFYKHFLARLPI from the exons ATGGTTGGAAATGGTGTCACAGATGAACAAATTGATGGCAATGCTCTTGTTCCATTTGTACATGGGATGAGACTTATCCCAGACGAACTATTTGAG GAGGTTAACCGTGAGTGCAACGGGAATTTTTATGATCCAACAAGTGATAATTGTTCTAGCGAGCTTTCAAAAGTTGATGAGCTTAAGTGAATTTGGAACCCATTGATGATTCTTGCTATTTTTAAGTTGTTTGATGAGATAAACATATATAACATTCTAGAACCATGCTATCACGGCACAGAAGCAGAGAAGATTATAGAATCCTATATTAGGATGCCATCTAGCTTCCAGAAGTTGGGTAAGACTAAAAGACCTTTCCATGTGAGGAAAAAAATGCTTGGTTGTGCTTGACCCCTAAGAGCACCTGTGAGAGATGGAATTGTCCCAACTTGGCCACAACTAATGAATAGAAAATCTGCTCCACCATGCACG GATGATGAGGTTGCAAACACATGGTTGAACAATGAAGCAGTCAGGACAACAATTCATACAGGTTTCTA TGTGGTCAGTAGTTGGGATTTATGCACCGACAGAATTTACTTTGATCATGATGCTGGGAGCATGACCGAGTACCACAAGAACTTAACTTCCAAAGGTTACAGAGCACTCATATTCAG CAACGACGATCATGACATGTGTGTTCCATACACGGGGAGTCAAGTGTGGATGAAATATGTTAGATACAAGATTGTTGATGAATGGAGGCCTTGGTCATCCAATGGTCAAGTTGCTGG GTATACACAAGGATACGACAAAAATCTTACTTTTCTGACCATAAAG